Proteins from a single region of Carassius gibelio isolate Cgi1373 ecotype wild population from Czech Republic chromosome B15, carGib1.2-hapl.c, whole genome shotgun sequence:
- the LOC127972865 gene encoding olfactory receptor 1M1-like, which translates to MNSLNASFSQNITIVHPNYFFIIGLSGVPYSSYYYIFLFITYFITIIGNSIVLLIIALERSLHSPKYIGVFNLALADIGETNALIPNMMKTFLFDSQYISYNACLANMFFVFLFSTMQSFTLVVLAYDRFIAICLPLRYHALVNNTNMTLVLSAKWAFNSSVVALMVSLITRLSFCESTVIQSYFCDHGPVYRLACNDNSVNRFMGTFITTLYLVIPLTIIILSYLGIFLALNKITTWESRLKALKTCVSHLLVVGIYFLPISCAYIAAFMLSLAPNARVISTSLAYAVPPMLNPIIYVLNTAEIKDIMRKMLKNRSTPSGDNISK; encoded by the coding sequence ATGAATTCTTTAAATGCAAGTTTTTCTCAGAATATCACCATTGTTCACCCCAATTACTTTTTCATCATTGGACTTTCAGGTGTACCATATAGTAGTTATTactatattttcttatttattacatattttattactataattGGGAACTCTATAGTGCTTCTCATTATTGCTCTTGAACGAAGTCTGCATAGTCCAAAGTACATTGGTGTGTTTAACTTGGCTTTGGCTGATATTGGTGAAACTAATGCACTGATTCCTAACATGATGAAGACTTTTCTCTTTGACTCACAATACATCTCCTACAATGCTTGTTTGGCTAACATGTTTTTTGTGTTCCTCTTCAGTACTATGCAAAGTTTCACTCTTGTGGTTCTGGCATATGATCGTTTCATTGCAATTTGTTTGCCATTAAGATACCATGCTCTTGTAAACAATACCAATATGACTTTAGTTCTCTCAGCAAAATGGGCATTTAATTCTTCTGTTGTGGCCTTGATGGTGTCTTTGATCACCCGACTTTCATTCTGTGAATCCACTGTGATACAGAGTTATTTTTGTGATCACGGACCAGTGTATAGGTTGGCATGTAATGACAATAGCGTTAATAGGTTTATGGGAACCTTCATCACAACATTATACCTTGTAATACCATTGACCATTATAATCCTGTCCTATCTAGGCATTTTTcttgctttaaacaaaattacAACTTGGGAAAGCCGTTTAAAAGCACTGAAGACCTGTGTTTCTCATCTGTTGGTAGTAGGGATATATTTCCTTCCCATATCCTGTGCATACATTGCTGCATTCATGCTTTCTCTTGCTCCCAATGCAAGGGTCATCAGTACGTCTCTGGCATATGCTGTTCCACCAATGTTAAATCCTATTATTTATGTCTTAAACACAGCTGAAATCAAAGATATAATGcgaaaaatgcttaaaaacagaTCCACACCATCTGGAGACAACATTTCAAAATGa
- the LOC127972864 gene encoding olfactory receptor 1500-like, with protein sequence MSSLNASFSQNISIVHPEYFFILGLSGIPYSNYYYVFLFMIYVITVIGNSIVLFIIALDRNLHSPKYIGVFNLALADIGETNALIPNMMKTLLFDSRYISYNACLANMFFVFLFSSMQSLTLVVLAYDRLIAICLPLRYHVIVNNSNMCFVFSAIWVFNSVIVASMVSLITHISFCKSNVILSYFCDHGPVYRLACSDNYINKIMGYLYTTLYLIAPMLVIGLSYLGIFFVVRKIRTWEGRIKAVKTCVSHLLLVAIYFLPIFFTYLTSLLLYSTPNSRVISTSLAYAVPAMLNPIIYVLNTAEIKDIIRKAIRNRSVPMDRTSK encoded by the coding sequence ATGAGTTCTTTAAATGCAAGTTTTTCTCAGAATATTTCCATTGTTCATCCTGAATACTTTTTCATCCTTGGACTTTCAGGTATACCttacagcaattattattatgtattcttATTTATGATTTATGTTATTACTGTAATTGGGAACTCTATAGTCCTTTTCATTATTGCTCTTGACCGGAATCTGCACAGTCCGAAGTACATTGGTGTGTTTAACTTGGCCTTGGCTGATATTGGTGAAACTAATGCACTGATTCCTAACATGATGAAGACTTTGCTGTTTGACTCACGGTACATCTCCTACAATGCTTGTTTGGCAAACATGTTTTTTGTGTTCCTCTTCAGTTCTATGCAAAGTCTCACTCTTGTTGTTCTGGCATATGATCGTTTAATTGCAATTTGTTTGCCATTAAGATACCATGTTATTGTGAACAATAGCaatatgtgttttgttttctcaGCAATATGGGTGTTTAATTCTGTTATTGTCGCCTCAATGGTGTCTTTGATCACCCACATTTCTTTCTGTAAGTCCAATGTGATACTGAGTTATTTTTGTGATCATGGACCAGTGTATAGATTGGCATGTAGTGATAATTACATTAATAAGATTATGGGATATCTGTATACAACTTTATACCTTATAGCACCAATGCTCGTAATAGGCCTATCATATTTGGGCATTTTTTTTGTTGTGAGGAAAATAAGAACTTGGGAAGGACGCATAAAAGCTGTAAAAACCTGTGTTTCTCACCTGTTGTTGGTAGCAATATATTTCCTCCCAATATTCTTTACATACCTTACTTCATTATTGCTTTATAGCACACCCAATTCAAGGGTCATCAGTACATCTCTGGCTTATGCTGTCCCAGCTATGTTAAATCctataatttatgttttaaacacAGCTGAAATCAAAGACATAATTCGAAAAGCCATTAGAAACAGATCTGTGCCAATGGATAGAACctcaaaataa